One Lytechinus variegatus isolate NC3 chromosome 11, Lvar_3.0, whole genome shotgun sequence DNA segment encodes these proteins:
- the LOC121423619 gene encoding nipped-B-like protein A isoform X2, which yields MNGEVPSVPITTLAGIASLTDLLTELPLPSPLPSAINSKGLLYTPQIAEEAQRLLGRQDENLIPQLLHVLSQTDTDHIELKDKTASNEVEGEVPALLQAILARNPNVFKSRVEQLSGSGSGQHSSYSPRGGPSNSSSPGASTHGNQHQFQQPGSVSAQGSTQAPLNGYAANQFSPAPASSPMFPATPPSVGTPNSQTRSQRSPSRAPATATREDDRQGVNSVHNNENTDGRGRPTRSQSCSSETNHTNSNNQPDTPVDTQGESSAGMLESDNADAGRTRWSSKRKKRKDRKDKEKKEKDKKDKDEVSYNIIQSPTHSGLPKITLKIARKPVTSPKASESEPSTSGEQSKPPSVEPSKPASTEQQPTSHSDIKTEVPDQRLQPDINTQQQQHQDVVHQSQSKESRTEQRVSEPNRTPGMAPGSHQQHVDNKNNSIAGPPRKSVLRLRNETNSDVQNKPEVVQNKQEQVHKQEESSRTHSNKGQGDADSTPVPAPAPAPAKAPVPVESAHEMDKEEPMDAEPSVPSEHARAKAAQPRVVLTKLLPSTIEEDLIPMKLDGRGKKRGRGSVNYCEISPSSSPRHRPSTANAMDDDWGPPATAAPAAASSSRSPSHSRLKAPSPVPEGPPMENAPIFIERNEAEEEEEAEKEERPAKRAKKEEKPKKKKGRTDAEYEELMDTPTFKRFNTAIDAVFENSEDMEVNVDTGDEEEEEYAPDTLISKPLLADLVNEAAKLKSLSVMNQVKTERLVRLLNILERNIRDGTKLNPNDQDEQNPREQRLWREVTMERVTRSVDSSLIALYIMTSEDMPKEVFIEDVIDRVSQLAKFQLTNTIYPEFDPVYRVNPKKEVIATHTKLKRARAGEVKEKSVLMVYNKLCSLVTNLAELLNLQILTDSTVLLISSMGTAPFFVENVSELQLNSLKLISAVFSRYEKHRQLILEDIFASLARLPSSKKNLRNFRLNNTTNIQMVTALVLQLIQGVVVFNNPDGDSNAMDQYDDVDDEASKTDQGVLVVNAYETAVRTGQNFLSVFLKKCVSKDEEDYRPLFENFVQDLLSAVNKPEWPASELLLSLLGRLLMHQFSNRSNEMSMRVSSLEYLGQVASRLRKDAISSVMDEERLNTIVREMRGGRESPVGDGKPCDKLDYVMNLQQAMVDYLSYNSRNDPAILFSRQFFLAQWYRDTNAEVEQTMKAPQSKKKKKDSDDEDSDDEDEDSDEEEEEVKSRESDLKTAEILRAAEKRKKFLISAIKVKKPALSIRKGRNIITYESAAFVVRYLASRRPFSQSFDIYLTQILRVLNETAVAVRTRAMKCLSQVVAADPNILARADVQKTVHCRFMDQSTSVREAAVELVGRFVLMQTELTDQYYEMLIERILDTGISVRKRVIKTLRDICIDQPEFTKIPEICVRIIRRVNDEEGIKKLVNETFQKMWFTPMPNQNKNLLLQRALNIIEVVAASKDTGYDWLEQLLTNLLKGEEDAHYKPVQKACVQVTDCLVEHVLRLERGSAEVSEEGKASSKRLVSCLQTLYLFSKVKPTLMVAHATTLQPYLSTKCATQRETMVISNVAKILEMVVPLMDHPSEVFLASLEEDMMRLILKHGQMVLQSCVSCLGSIVNRVTHNYRLVRDCFQKYFTILAKMKTDHDSSSDSPISKNKPVLLRSLFTVGLFCKHFDFDAGLKHSKSSPKVPVRDRVFDVLLYFCNREDEDIKLKALSGLGFLCNRHADFMLTTEVKDLYWKILTDPLISVKQLCLVVRNLHLYLVEEDERMRQADAEWKAHAKEEDLKEMGDVQSGMSSSVMQMYLKQVMECMLHKQSMVRMAALQVIVLTLGQGLVHPVQCVPYLVAMGSDPESAIRVKADQQLTHIDQRYPGFIQMKALAGLKMSYKLQEILNSETEDYIRGMRERDNHHYALCSHLYSMIRSNRSHRRAILLSLLNLFDEHVKSDLKLLVFVADNLSSFPYQAQDEPLFIMHHIEIIVSVSGANLLQSFKDSFCSNQPSRPPSRASQNSDSGRPSRTAFEDDDEDDAESLIERIPEEPTQLLECCVASQAVIMLLVLKQHLKDLYGFRDNTIHRYSPTEAAKVYEKAVNRKSLVHFNPARALDLLKTGQPKPPLSEQEKKDIVEEYLDFKQLMELMDDSEDEEEDGGKPKAGSGPGTPVRNQTGEDGEVKEEVKEEGTNHNEAGGGGSTSPAAARKTPEPAHIPSSRTRQVRKHSAEDEDSSEESIPSPVPVAKSRARSRTPARSRSRQGGRGGSSRKRPQKKRRRRIETSDEEDDDDEDSEDPDW from the exons ATGAATGGAGAAGTGCCAAGTGTTCCCATTACAACTCTTGCAGGAATAGCAAGTCTCACGGACT TGTTGACAGAGTTGCCCCTGCCCTCACCCCTTCCTAGTGCAATCAACAGCAAAGGCCTTCTCTACACACCCCAAATAGCAGAAGAAGCCCAGCGATTGCTTGGGAGGCAGGATGAAAACCTGATTCCTCAACTCCTTCATGTTCTTAGCCAAACAGATACTGATCACAT AGAGCTAAAAGACAAGACGGCGAGCAATGAGGTAGAGGGTGAGGTACCTGCACTTCTTCAAGCCATTCTTGCCCGCAATCCAAATGTGTTCAAATCAAGGGTGGAACAGTTAAGTG GGAGTGGATCTGGACAACATAGTTCATATTCTCCCCGTGGTGGCCCAAGTAATTCTTCTTCCCCTGGTGCAAGTACTCACGGAAACCAGCATCAATTCCAACAACCTGGCTCTGTGTCTGCACAAG ggtcTACTCAAGCTCCTCTCAATGGCTATGCTGCTAACCAGTTTTCTCCTGCCCCAGCCAGTAGTCCTATGTTCCCAGCCACCCCACCTTCAGTTGGAACCCCAAACTCTCAGACAAGGTCGCAGAGGTCACCGTCAAGAG CTCCAGCCACAGCCACGAGAGAAGATGATAGGCAAGGTGTGAACTCTGtgcataataatgaaaacacaGATGGAAGAGGGCGCCCTACTAGATCCCAGTCATGCTCTTCTGAAACAAATCATACG AATTCCAACAACCAGCCAGATACTCCAGTCGACACCCAGGGGGAGTCTTCAGCAGGCATGCTTGAATCAGACAATGCAGATGCTGGGAGAACACGCTGGTCGTCGAAGCGGAAGAAACGGAAAGACAggaaagataaagaaaagaaagagaaggacaAGAAAGACAAAGATGAAGTCAGTTACAACATCATTCAATCCCCAACGCATTCAGGGCTACCCAAGATCACTCTGAAGATTGCTCGGAAGCCTGTAACATCTCCAAAAGCCAGTGAGAGTGAACCATCCACCAGTGGTGAACAATCCAAACCTCCTAGCGTGGAACCATCAAAACCTGCAAGCACTGAACAACAACCTACGTCACATTCTGATATCAAAACTGAAGTGCCTGACCAAAGATTGCAACCCGATATCAACACGCAGCAACAGCAGCACCAGGATGTTGTCCATCAATCACAGTCAAAGGAATCAAGAACTGAACAAAGAGTCAGTGAGCCAAACAGGACTCCAGGAATGGCTCCAGGAAGCCATCAGCAACATGtagataataaaaacaatagcaTTGCTGGGCCTCCAAGGAAAAGTGTTTTGAGACTTAGGAATGAAACAAACAGTGATGTGCAAAATAAACCAGAAGTGGTGCAAAATAAACAGGAACAAGTGCATAAACAGGAAGAGTCGTCAAGAACTCATAGTAATAAAGGTCAAGGGGATGCAGATTCAACTCCAGTGCCAGCACCTGCGCCTGCCCCTGCAAAAGCCCCTGTGCCTGTTGAGAGTGCACATGAAATGGACAAGGAAGAACCGATGGATGCAG AACCATCAGTTCCATCAGAACATGCACGTGCCAAAGCAGCCCAGCCTCGGGTTGTCCTAACTAAGCTCTTACCCTCCACCATTGAAGAAGATTTGATTCCAATGAAGCTCGATGGCAGAGGAAAGAAACGAGGAAGAGGATCCGTTAATTACTGTGAGATTTCCCCCAGCAGTAGCCCACGCCACCGTCCCTCAACGGCCAATGCAATGGACGATGATTGGGGCCCACCAGCGACTGCTGCTCCTGCTGCTGCATCAAGCAGCAGATCACCATCCCATTCCAGATTGAAGGCCCCTTCACCAGTCCCAGAAGGTCCACCTATGGAGAACGCTCCCATCTTCATTGAGAGGAATGAGgcagaagaggaggaggaggcagagaaagaagaga GACCTGCTAAACGGGCAAAGAAGGAAGAGAaacccaaaaagaaaaaaggccgGACAGATGCAGAGTACGAAG aacTCATGGACACACCCACTTTCAAGAGGTTCAACACTGCCATAGATGCTGTTTTTGAAAATTCTGAAGACATGGAAGTAAATGTTGACACTG gcgatgaagaagaggaggagtaTGCTCCTGATACACTTATATCCAAACCTTTACTGGCTGATCTTGTCAATGAAGCTGCCAAGCTCAAGTCACTAAGTGTCATGAATCAG gTTAAGACTGAACGGTTAGTGAGATTACTGAACATTCTGGAAAGGAATATCAGAGATGGGACAAAGCTGAATCCAAATGACCAG GATGAGCAGAACCCTCGTGAGCAACGCTTGTGGCGTGAAGTGACCATGGAACGGGTGACCCGGTCAGTGGATTCCTCATTAATAGCCCTCTACATCATGACCTCTGAAGACATGCCCAAGGAAGTCTTCATTGAAGATGTCATTGACAGGGTGTCTCAGCTGGCCAAGTTCCAACTCACCAACACTATCTATCCAGAATTTGACCCCGTCTACAGGGTCAACCCCAAGAAAG AAGTGATAGCCACTCATACAAAGCTGAAGAGAGCCAGAGCTGGTGAAGTGAAGGAGAAGTCTGTTCTGATGGTGTATAACAAGCTCTGTTCACTTGTCACAAATCTTGCCGAACTTCTAAACCTCCAGATACTCACAGATTCAACAGTCCTCCTG ATTTCATCAATGGGTACTGCCCCTTTCTTTGTGGAGAATGTCAGTGAACTTCAACTGAATTCCTTGAAGCTGATCTCTGCT GTGTTCTCAAGGTATGAGAAACATAGACAACTCATCCTGGAAGATATCTTTGCCTCTCTTGCCAGACTTCCATCAAGTAAAAAGAACCTTAGAAACTTCAG GTTGAACAACACAACCAACATTCAGATGGTAACTGCTCTTGTATTACAACTCATTCAAGGTGTAGTAGTGTTCAATAACCCGGATGGTGATAGCAATGCAATGGACCAATACGACGATGTTGATGACGAAGCCTCAAAG ACAGATCAAGGTGTGCTAGTAGTCAATGCTTATGAGACAGCAGTAAGAACGGGACAGAACTTCCTTTCGGTATTCTTGAAAAA GTGTGTCAGCAAGGATGAGGAAGATTACAGGCCTCTCTTTGAGAACTTTGTTCAAGATCTACTGTCAGCGGTCAACAAACCTGAATGGCCAGCATCAGAACTTCTGCTTAGTCTGCTTGGGAGATTGCTG ATGCACCAGTTCAGCAATCGTTCCAATGAGATGTCAATGAGAGTGTCTTCCCTGGAGTACCTTGGTCAGGTTGCAAGCAGACTGAGGAAAGATGCCATATCAAGTGTGATGGATGAAGAAAGACTCAATACCATTGTCAGAGAG ATGAGGGGCGGTAGAGAGTCACCCGTTGGGGATGGTAAACCATGCGACAAACTAGACTATGTCATGAACCTTCAGCAGGCTATGGTGGACTACCTCAGCTATAACAGCCGCAATGATCCAGCAATCTTG ttTTCAAGGCAATTCTTTCTTGCCCAGTGGTACCGAGACACCAACGCCGAGGTGGAACAGACCATGAAAGCTCCTCAGtccaagaagaagaagaaagacagtgATGATGAGGATAGCGACGATGAGGACGAAGACAGcgatgaggaggaggaagaggtcAAGTCTCGTGAATCAGACCTCAagacggcagagatcctgagaGCAgcagaaaagaggaaaaagttTCTTATTTCTGCTATCAAGGTCAAGAAACCTGCTTTATCTATAAG gaaaggaaggaatatcATCACTTACGAGAGTGCTGCGTTTGTAGTTAGGTATCTTGCTTCAAGAAGACCCTTCTCACAGAGTTTTGATATCTACCTTACACAA atCTTGAGAGTATTAAACGAAACAGCAGTTGCGGTCCGAACGAGAGCTATGAAGTGCCTATCACAAGTAGTAGCAGCAGATCCCAATATACTGGCCAGG GCTGATGTTCAGAAGACCGTTCATTGTCGGTTCATGGATCAGTCCACCAGTGTAAGGGAGGCAGCAGTGGAGTTAGTCGGAAGATTTGTGTTAATGCAGACGGAGCTAACAGATCAGTACTATGAAATGCTTATTGAAAGAATATTG GACACTGGAATCAGTGTGCGAAAACGGGTGATCAAGACTCTCAGGGATATTTGCATTGATCAACCTGAATTCACCAAGATTCCAGAGATATGCGTTCGTATCATCAGGAGAGTCAACGATGAGGAAGGCATCAAG AAATTGGTGAACGAGACATTTCAGAAGATGTGGTTCACGCCGATGCCGAATCAAAACAAGAACCTACTACTTCAGAGGGCTCTAAACATCATAGAGGTGGTAGCAGCCAGCAAAGATACAGGCTATGACTGGCTGGAGCAACTCCTTACAAAT CTTCTGAAAGGTGAGGAGGATGCCCACTACAAGCCAGTCCAGAAAGCATGCGTTCAGGTCACAGACTGCCTGGTGGAGCATGTGCTTCGGCTGGAGAGGGGATCCGCCGAGGTGTCGGAGGAGGGCAAGGCAAGCAGTAAGAGGCTAGTCTCGTGTCTTCAGACCCTGTATCTCTTCAGTAAGGTGAAACCCACGCTGATGGTGGCGCATGCGACCACTCTTCAACCCTACCTCAGTACAAAATGTGCA ACGCAACGAGAAACCATGGTGATCTCCAACGTTGCCAAGATCCTTGAGATGGTTGTACCTCTGATGGATCATCCTAGCGAAGTTTTCCTGGCCAGCCTAGAAGAAGATATGATGAGACTTATCCTCAAACATGGACAAATG GTGCTTCAAAGTTGTGTGAGTTGTCTAGGGTCAATAGTGAATCGAGTGACCCACAACTATAGACTCGTCAGAGACTGCTTTCAAAAGTACTTTA CAATTCTAGCCAAGATGAAGACTGACCATGATTCAAGTTCAGACAGCCCTATCAGCAAGAACAAACCAGTATTACTCAGGTCTCTCTTCACCGTCGGTCTCTTCTGTAAGCATTTTGATTTCGATGCTGGTCTCAAGCACTCCAAATCATCACCCAAG GTTCCAGTGAGAGACCGGGTGTTTGATGTCCTGCTCTACTTCTGCAACCGAGAGGATGAAGACATCAAGCTCAAAGCTTTGAGTGGCCTAGGGTTCCTGTGCAATCGTCATGCAGACTTCATGCTGACAACAGAAGTCAAAGACCTCTACTGGAAAATCCTCACCGATCCTCTTATTTCCGTCAAGCAACTGTGCCTA gtgGTGAGAAATCTTCACTTATATCTTGTAGAAGAGGATGAGAGGATGAGACAAGCAGATGCAGAAT GGAAAGCACATGCCAAAGAAGAAGATCTAAAGGAGATGGGGGATGTACAGTCAGG AATGAGCAGTTCTGTAATGCAGATGTACCTGAAACAAGTCATGGAATGCATGCTTCACAAGCAATCTATGGTCAGGATGGCAGCATTACAGGTCATTGTTCTAACATTAGGACAAGGTCTGGTTCATCCTGTTCAG TGTGTACCTTACCTTGTTGCCATGGGAAGTGACCCAGAGTCTGCCATCAGGGTGAAAGCTGACCAACAACTGACACACATTGACCAAAGATATCCAGGTTTCATTCAG ATGAAAGCCTTAGCAGGTTTGAAGATGTCCTACAAGCTTCAAGAAATACTCAATTCAGAAACAGAAGACTACATTCGAGGTATGAGGGAGAGAGATAACCACCATTATGCCCTATGCAGTCATCTTTATTCTATGATCAGGTCCAACAGATCGCATCGGAGAGCCATCCTGCTTAGTCTACTCAATCTCTTCGATGAACATGTG AAAAGTGACTTGAAGCTGTTGGTTTTTGTGGCCGACAATCTTTCATCGTTCCCCTACCAAGCACAAGATGAACCTCTCTTTATTATGCATCACATAGAAATTATTGTTTCTGTATCAGGAGCAAATTTACTACAGTCTTTCAAAGAT AGCTTTTGTAGCAACCAACCATCCAGACCGCCCTCAAGAGCGTCTCAGAATTCCGACTCTGGCAGGCCCAGTAGGACAGCctttgaagatgatgatgaggatgatgcaGAAAGCCTCAttg AGCGAATTCCAGAAGAACCCACCCAGCTGCTTGAGTGCTGTGTCGCCTCTCAGGCTGTCATCATGCTGCTAGTTCTCAAGCAACATCTCAAAGACCTTTATGGATTCAGGGATAA CACGATACACAGGTACTCACCAACGGAAGCTGCCAAGGTATATGAGAAGGCTGTCAATAGGAAGTCATTGGTCCACTTCAACCCTGCCAGAGCCCTGGACCTTCTCAAGACTGGCCAACCCAAGCCACCTCTCAGTGAGCAAGAGAAGAAAGATATCGTGGAGGAGTACTTAGAC TTCAAGCAGCTGATGGAACTAATGGATGACAGTGAGGATGAGGAGGAAGATGGTGGGAAACCTAAGGCGGGTTCAGGACCAGGTACTCCAGTCAGGAATCAG ACTGGAGAGGATGGCGAGGTGAAGGAAGAAGTAAAGGAGGAAGGAACCAATCACAACGAagcagggggagggggctcaACGAGTCCCGCAGCCGCAAGGAAAACACCCGAACCAGCACACATACCATCCAGTAGAACAAGACAAGTCAGAAAACATTCTGCCGAAGACGAGGATTCCTCTGAAGAAAGCATCCCCTCACCAGTACCAGTAGCCAAG TCAAGAGCCAGGTCAAGGACGCCAGCACGGAGTAGAAGCAGACAAGGCGGAAGAGGAGGTAGTTCACGGAAAAGGCCACAGAAGAAACGCAGGAGAAGG